The following proteins come from a genomic window of Gadus morhua chromosome 11, gadMor3.0, whole genome shotgun sequence:
- the si:dkey-256h2.1 gene encoding uncharacterized protein si:dkey-256h2.1 isoform X2, whose translation MARSSKASLHLWFVVTLMTSRVTLDLPDSTQVLFLSLDDSAVDDALWMRRQVQRAALQHGREEVLSRLHFSPLPVFALGNWIPAVLYSWVCTRPRCGLAQAAFTSEVWKMPLIVKRLDARYDWLDNWDSGSYHLVDAGEGCEPSDRVAGRVAWVSEGNCSFFTKVQSMAQSNASGVLVWASEGRPLQNMNCQGEEECSTKLPDVPASMVHREASVIEALGLGQVVNVSFQGTPSPLIFIAIDQQGVLSEMGGFLYPSFSFLNWQAQWFEFSEDLRTRLLAPAQVVPVFDRVVMHGHKGAVATVEISPDMLLSDTLELDVALSCPGRRDMSCAHWDHTVQLLVCCDPLGPYCNVELGRWISAFRRGTGHWLTDVSPLIPLLGAGRCTFTMKHPWWAMPWVVSLNLRFRPPQSPVTGEGGEQSFPFWVMPLYGGGVFDKNYNTGRQPITIPIPDSTKKVLLYAVITAHGSDDHRCGEFCVTSHTFPVNGINNSLEFSDAGSPLGCTRRVREGAVPNEYGTWLSGRAGWCCGLPVRPWVTDVTGQLDLSGQLSNRILYYGLFEGRDPNPTKDPGYIIMSSFLVYYR comes from the exons ATGGCACGCTCCTCCAAGGCGAGCTTGCACCTTTGGTTCGTCGTAACACTGATGACATCACGTGTGACTCTGG ACCTCCCGGACAGCACGCAGGTCCTGTTCCTGTCGCTGGACGACTCGGCCGTTGATGACGCGCTGTGGATGAGGAGGCAGGTGCAGCGAGCGGCCCTGCAGCACGG GAGAGAAGAGGTGCTGTCCAGGCTGCACTTCTCACCCCTCCCGGTGTTCGCCCTGGGAAACTGGATCCCCGCGGTACTCTACAGCTGGGTCTGCACGAGGCCCAGATGTGGCCTGGCCCAGGCTGCCTTCACCAGCGAGG TCTGGAAGATGCCGCTGATCGTGAAACGCCTGGATGCGAGATACGATTGGCTGGACAACTGGGATAGCGGGTCGTACCACCTGGTGGACGCAGGAGAGGGGTGTGAGCCCTCGGACCGCGTGGCCGGCCGCGTGGCCTGGGTCTCTGAGGGGAACTGCTCCTTCTTTACCAAG GTGCAGAGCATGGCCCAGTCCAACGCCTCTGGGGTCCTGGTGTGGGCCTCGGAAGGCCGGCCCCTGCAGAACATGAActgccagggggaggaggagtgttcCACCAAGCTGCCGGACGTCCCAGCCTCCATGGTCCACCGGGAGGCGTCCGTGATCGAGGCCCTAGG aCTCGGACAAGTGGTCAACGTCTCCTTCCAGGGCACGCCGTCTCCGCTTATCTTCATCGCCATcgaccagcagggggtgctgtcGGAGATGGGCGGGTTCCTCTATCCCTCTTTTAGCTTCCTCAACTGGCAGGCCCAATG GTTTGAGTTCTCTGAGGATCTGCGTACCCGGCTCCTGGCCCCGGCCCAGGTGGTCCCGGTCTTCGACAGGGTCGTGATGCACGGACACAAGGGGGCCGTCGCTACAGTGGAGATATCGCCAG ACATGCTGCTCTCGGACACCCTGGAGCTGGACGTGGCGCTGTCCTGCCCGGGCCGCCGGGACATGAGCTGCGCCCACTGGGACCACACGGTGCAGCTGCTGGTGTGCTGCGACCCACTGGGCCCCTACTGCAACGTGGAGCTTGGCCGTTGGATCAGCGCCTTCCGCAG GGGGACCGGCCACTGGCTGACGGACGtatcccccctcatccccctgcTGGGTGCGGGTCGCTGCACCTTCACCATGAAGCACCCCTGGTGGGCCATGCCCTGGGTGGTCTCCCTCAACCTGCGCTTCAGGCCCCCCCAGAGCCCAG ttaCTGGGGAGGGTGGAGAGCAGAGCTTCCCCTTCTGGGTGATGCCCTTATATGGTGGCGGAGTGTTTGACAAGAACTACAACACGGGTCGCCAGCCAATCACAATCCCCATCCCAGACTCCACGAAGAAG GTCCTGCTGTACGCCGTCATCACCGCCCACGGCAGCGATGACCACCGCTGCGGGGAGTTCTGCGTCACGTCCCACACCTTCCCCGTCAACGGCATCAACAACAGCCTGGAGTTCAGCGACGCAG GCTCCCCGCTGGGCTGCACCCGGCGGGTCCGGGAGGGGGCGGTGCCCAACGAGTACGGCACCTGGCTGTCCGGGCGGGCGGGATGGTGCTGCGGGCTGCCTGTCCGGCCCTGGGTCACGGACGTCACCGGGCAG CTGGACCTGAGCGGCCAGCTGTCCAACAGGATCCTGTACTACGGCCTGTTCGAGGGCCGGGACCCCAACCCCACTAAGGACCCGGGGTACATCATCATGTCCTCCTTCCTGGTCTACTACCGATGA
- the si:dkey-256h2.1 gene encoding uncharacterized protein si:dkey-256h2.1 isoform X1 has translation MARSSKASLHLWFVVTLMTSRVTLGEGSDQDLDQSTVDLSSETKHWGVEPGDTAPSFRVPTLDGELSYSPGALHGALIIHAFTHKSGFLECLWNNESSLSALVLDLPDSTQVLFLSLDDSAVDDALWMRRQVQRAALQHGREEVLSRLHFSPLPVFALGNWIPAVLYSWVCTRPRCGLAQAAFTSEVWKMPLIVKRLDARYDWLDNWDSGSYHLVDAGEGCEPSDRVAGRVAWVSEGNCSFFTKVQSMAQSNASGVLVWASEGRPLQNMNCQGEEECSTKLPDVPASMVHREASVIEALGLGQVVNVSFQGTPSPLIFIAIDQQGVLSEMGGFLYPSFSFLNWQAQWFEFSEDLRTRLLAPAQVVPVFDRVVMHGHKGAVATVEISPDMLLSDTLELDVALSCPGRRDMSCAHWDHTVQLLVCCDPLGPYCNVELGRWISAFRRGTGHWLTDVSPLIPLLGAGRCTFTMKHPWWAMPWVVSLNLRFRPPQSPVTGEGGEQSFPFWVMPLYGGGVFDKNYNTGRQPITIPIPDSTKKVLLYAVITAHGSDDHRCGEFCVTSHTFPVNGINNSLEFSDAGSPLGCTRRVREGAVPNEYGTWLSGRAGWCCGLPVRPWVTDVTGQLDLSGQLSNRILYYGLFEGRDPNPTKDPGYIIMSSFLVYYR, from the exons ATGGCACGCTCCTCCAAGGCGAGCTTGCACCTTTGGTTCGTCGTAACACTGATGACATCACGTGTGACTCTGGGTGAGGGAAGCGACCAAGACCTCGACCAAAGCACGGTAGATCTCAGCTCCGAGACCAAACACTGGGGTGTCGAACCGGGGGACACCGCCCCCTCCTTCCGAGTCCCGACCCTGGACGGGGAGCTCAGCTATTCCCCGGGGGCTTTGCACGGCGCTCTGATTATCCACGCGTTCACACACAAGTCAGGGTTTCTAGAGTGCCTGTGGAACAATGAGTCCTCCCTATCCGCCCTGGTTCTAGACCTCCCGGACAGCACGCAGGTCCTGTTCCTGTCGCTGGACGACTCGGCCGTTGATGACGCGCTGTGGATGAGGAGGCAGGTGCAGCGAGCGGCCCTGCAGCACGG GAGAGAAGAGGTGCTGTCCAGGCTGCACTTCTCACCCCTCCCGGTGTTCGCCCTGGGAAACTGGATCCCCGCGGTACTCTACAGCTGGGTCTGCACGAGGCCCAGATGTGGCCTGGCCCAGGCTGCCTTCACCAGCGAGG TCTGGAAGATGCCGCTGATCGTGAAACGCCTGGATGCGAGATACGATTGGCTGGACAACTGGGATAGCGGGTCGTACCACCTGGTGGACGCAGGAGAGGGGTGTGAGCCCTCGGACCGCGTGGCCGGCCGCGTGGCCTGGGTCTCTGAGGGGAACTGCTCCTTCTTTACCAAG GTGCAGAGCATGGCCCAGTCCAACGCCTCTGGGGTCCTGGTGTGGGCCTCGGAAGGCCGGCCCCTGCAGAACATGAActgccagggggaggaggagtgttcCACCAAGCTGCCGGACGTCCCAGCCTCCATGGTCCACCGGGAGGCGTCCGTGATCGAGGCCCTAGG aCTCGGACAAGTGGTCAACGTCTCCTTCCAGGGCACGCCGTCTCCGCTTATCTTCATCGCCATcgaccagcagggggtgctgtcGGAGATGGGCGGGTTCCTCTATCCCTCTTTTAGCTTCCTCAACTGGCAGGCCCAATG GTTTGAGTTCTCTGAGGATCTGCGTACCCGGCTCCTGGCCCCGGCCCAGGTGGTCCCGGTCTTCGACAGGGTCGTGATGCACGGACACAAGGGGGCCGTCGCTACAGTGGAGATATCGCCAG ACATGCTGCTCTCGGACACCCTGGAGCTGGACGTGGCGCTGTCCTGCCCGGGCCGCCGGGACATGAGCTGCGCCCACTGGGACCACACGGTGCAGCTGCTGGTGTGCTGCGACCCACTGGGCCCCTACTGCAACGTGGAGCTTGGCCGTTGGATCAGCGCCTTCCGCAG GGGGACCGGCCACTGGCTGACGGACGtatcccccctcatccccctgcTGGGTGCGGGTCGCTGCACCTTCACCATGAAGCACCCCTGGTGGGCCATGCCCTGGGTGGTCTCCCTCAACCTGCGCTTCAGGCCCCCCCAGAGCCCAG ttaCTGGGGAGGGTGGAGAGCAGAGCTTCCCCTTCTGGGTGATGCCCTTATATGGTGGCGGAGTGTTTGACAAGAACTACAACACGGGTCGCCAGCCAATCACAATCCCCATCCCAGACTCCACGAAGAAG GTCCTGCTGTACGCCGTCATCACCGCCCACGGCAGCGATGACCACCGCTGCGGGGAGTTCTGCGTCACGTCCCACACCTTCCCCGTCAACGGCATCAACAACAGCCTGGAGTTCAGCGACGCAG GCTCCCCGCTGGGCTGCACCCGGCGGGTCCGGGAGGGGGCGGTGCCCAACGAGTACGGCACCTGGCTGTCCGGGCGGGCGGGATGGTGCTGCGGGCTGCCTGTCCGGCCCTGGGTCACGGACGTCACCGGGCAG CTGGACCTGAGCGGCCAGCTGTCCAACAGGATCCTGTACTACGGCCTGTTCGAGGGCCGGGACCCCAACCCCACTAAGGACCCGGGGTACATCATCATGTCCTCCTTCCTGGTCTACTACCGATGA